The window AAAAACTACCAACCCTGCCACAAATGGAACTATCACTCCAAGAGTTCCAACTGTAAACGATGCCTTTCCTCCCTTTAGAAATTCTTTTGGAGTCATCTCTAATCCTGCCATGAACAAAATTACTATTGCTCCCATCTCTCCTAGGACTTTTATCTCATCGTTGATGTGTAGTAATGGTATCCCTTCAGAACCTACAATATATGCCCCAAGTGCAAATGGTCCGATTACCATTCCTGCGATTAATTCCCCTAATACGATTGGCAGTTTGAGCCTAAGAAATAATTCTGCCATTAATTTTGCGGCAAATAATAAAATTCCTACTCCGATAATCGTTTCAATAAAATGAGCCTCCGCTGCCATCTATTTTCTATCTTTCTTAATTTATTGCTAATATAAGGCGATATTTGGTTGAAACTTTTTTCGTATTTGAATAATTATGTGATTTTAATAGAGTTCACAAAAACCCCTTTCTTTGAGACTATCTGTCCTATTTCCTGACTTTCGATTTTATGTTTTTTAAAAATTGATTTGATCTTATCTCCTTGATCTTTTGGTGCTATGACGCAAAATCCTACTCCCATGTTAAATGTCTTGTACATCTCTTCTTGTTTTACCCCCTGCTCTGCTATTAATTCCATAATTGGAGGAATTTTTGGTAGGTTGTCAATCCTGAATCCTATGTTTTTTAATCTCAATAATTTTGTAAATGCACCACCTGTTATATGGGCAAATCCACTGACTTTGCATTTTTGATTTATTTCTAAAACTGGTTTTACATAAATTTCTGTTGGTGTGAGAAGTGCATCTCCAATTCTCCCAACTTTTTTGACTTTATCTTTTACTGAATATTTTGATAATAGTGCTTTTCTTGCAAGTGAATACCCATTTGAGTGAATTCCACTACTTTTTGCACCAATAATTACATCATCTGGTTTTATTCTATTTCCAAGCACCATTTCTTTTTTTGTGACAAGACCTACTACCATTCCTGCTAAATCAAATGAAAATCCATTTCCTGCAATAACGTCTGGCATTATTGCAGTTTCACCTCCTACAATTGGCATTGCCGATTTTTTTGCACCCTTCACCAACCCCTCTACAATTTTTTTAAAAATCACTTGATCATTTTTGTTTGCTGCGATGTAATCTACAAATGAAACAGGGGTTGCACCTATACATATTATATCATTTACATTCATTGCAACACAGTCTATTCCAATTGTATTGTATTTTTTCATTAAATTTGCAATCACCACTTTAGTTCCTACTCCATCTGTATGTGTGGCTAATAGTTTTCCTCCTGGAATTTCTACTATTCCGGCATAATGTCCAAAACCATGTGTTATCTTTGCCATTTTTTGGAGTTTATGTGTAGATTCAATTAGTCTGCCTATTGCTACTTGACTTTGTTTGATTTTTGTAATGTCTACCCCTGCTTTTTTGTAGGTTAAGGCCATAGTTTCATGCGTATTTGCTGTGAATAAAAGAATTTGCCTATCTTCTTACATGTACATACCAGCAAATTCTTCTCTATGTTTAACATATTTCTGAGATAATTCCCCAAACTCTGAATTGATCCTTTCTTTTTCCTTCTCTAAATTTGTTGTATTGATTTCCATCTCATAAAATCTATTCAATGCCTCAATTAATGTTGCAGCAGCTTCAGGATCTGGTAGTGTTTTGTTTGCCTTTGCTAGTAATACAATCCCTTGAATCTTTCTTACAATACATTCATTTAAAATTCCTCCTGGAATTCCTGTGATAAATCCCTGTGGAATTGCACTGATGTCTTTATCTGCCATTGTTCTGATCAAGTCTTCTCTTGCTGCACAGTATGCTTTGCCATCATGTTCATCACTTGGTATTCCGTCTAAAATTACCATTTCTTTTGAACCATTTCTGTCACTCCAATCTAAAATTGCTGAAACAATAGAATAGATCCCTTCCATTCTTAATGTAATCTCACAAATTATTGTGCATATTGTGCCGTCTTTGTTTGCATACACTCTGAAAGGGTGACGTAACATCCCATTTCTAAAAACTGTTGATGGTGGGAGATATTTTGATCTCATCAATCCTATTTCTTCCATTTTTAATTCTTCAATAATGTGGTTTACTGCTAATGGTCCTACAAGACCGGCTCCAACAAACCCTGCAAATATTATCGGACTGTTGAGTTCTATTTTTTTTGTCTCAAATATCTCTGCTTCTGGAAACTCCTTTTNNNNNNNNNNNNNNNNNNNNNNNNNNNNNNNNNNNNNNNNNNNNNNNNNNNNNNNNNNNNNNNNNNNNNNNNNNNNNNNNNNNNNNNNNNNNNNNNNNNNNNNNNNNNNNNNNNNNNNNNNNNNNNNNNNNNNNNNNNNNNNNNNNNNNNNNNNNNNNNNNNNNNNNNNNNNNNNNNNNNNNNNNNNNNNNNNNNNNNNNNNNNNNNNNNNNNNNNNNNNNNNNNNNNNNNNNNNNNNNNNNNNNNNNNNNNNNNNNNNNNNNNNNNNNNNNNNNNNNNNNNNNNNNNNNNNNNNNNNNNNNNNNNNNNNNNNNNNNNNNNNNNNNNNNNNNNNNNNNNNNNNNNNNNNNNNNNNNNNNNNNNNNNNNNNNNNNNNNNNNNNNNNNNNNNNNNNNNNNNNNNNNNNNNNNNNNNNNNNNNNNNNNNNNNNNNNNNNNNNNNNNNNNNNNNNNNNNNNNNNNNNNNNNNNNNNNNNNNNNNNNNNNNNNNNNNNNNNNNNNNNNNNGGCATTATCAGACAAAGAAATATCATCTTCAGAAGGATTAAGACTGTATAACACTACAGGAATAGATTTTCATCTTGTAGGACTTGTTGCAGATGAAATTAGAAGAAGGCGAGTTGGCGATATTGTCACATATGTTGTAAACAGAAACATCAATTTTACCAATGTATGCATCAAGCAATGTGGGTTTTGTGCATTTAGTAGAGATTTTAGAGAAGAAGAGGGATATTTTCTTCCAACAGAGGAGATAGTTAGACGAGCAAAAGAAGCTTACCAATTGGGAGCAACTGAAGTATGCATACAGGCAGGACTTCCTCCAGATATGGATGGTAATTTGTATGAGAATATTTGTAAGGATATTAAAAAAGAAATTCCAGATATTCACATTCATGGATTCTCGCCTGAAGAAGTACTATACGGAGCATCAAGATCAAATACAACAATTAGAGAATATTTGAAAAGGCTCAAAGAGGCAGGCGTAAACACACTACCAGGAACTGCAGCTGAAATATTAGATCAAAAATTAAGAGACAAAATATCTCCGGGAAGAATTAGTGTCAAAGACTGGATAGAGGTAATTAAAACAGCTCATAGTATAGGAATCAACACTACATCAACTATGATGTTTGGACATATTGAAACGCCTGAAGACAGAGTAAACCATATTGCAAAAATAAGAGAGATTCAAAAAGAAACAGGTGGATTTACGGAATTTGTCCCACTTAATTTTATCTATAGTGAAGCTCCAATGTATAAACATCAAACACATGATCAAATAAGACAAGGTGCAAGTGGAAATGATGTTTTGTTAACACATGCAATTGCAAGAATCATGTTGAATAATTACATAGACAATATCCAAATGTCATGGGTAAAAGAAGGTCAAAAAATGTCACAATTGCTGTTAATGTGGGGAGCCAATGATTTTGGTGGAACATTAATCAATGAAAGTATTTCGACTTCAGCTGGATCCAATTATGGTCAATTAATAAAACCAAAAGAAATAAGAAGATTATCCAGAGAGATTGGAAGAATCCCTGCAGAAAGAAATACACAGTATAAAATATTAAAAAAGTTTGACAAAGATAATGACGTAGAAGATGAGTTAGATAGGATATCAGATTCATCAAAATTTGGGTCATATGCAGAATTAATTAAAATCAATAAATTCAGATACAAAAATCCTAGAGCATAGTAATTATCTAAATAATCATTATTAGAAAAAGAGGTAATTCATTTTATACAAAAATGTAATGTAGCGATCTGAAATTTAATCAGAAAAACAGGGTTAACAAAAATACCTTTCTAAATAAACAGGCATGAAATAAGGTGTAAAAAAACTATCTAGATTGATCAACAAAGCTCGAGTTTAACATTAATAAGGTAATGTACCGTACCATACGGTATGATGCGAGCAAGACTAACATACATACCTGTAGAAGTAGCAGATCAGTTTGAAGATTTTATTATAAAACGAGATGTCCAAATACTTGATGCAGTAAAAGCAAGAACAAAAGATTACAGTACATTATCACTTCTAAAATTACTGTATCAACTCAGAGGGAACCCAATGACGTTTTCAGATTTGTATACAAAATCAAAGATAAGAATGAAAAAATCATTTCTTAATTATTTGCACCTTTGTGTAGATTACAATTTTATACAAAAAGAAGCAGTGGGAGCAAATGTGATCTATTCGATAACGGATAAAGGTAGAATAATGTTGAATCTGTTTATTCATAAAAGTAATTAGACAGAGTAATCGACAAAAATAATGCCTTGTTTAAAATGTCAGAAACAACCGGATCTGAATTTTTTAGTAATCTGTCTAAGTTAATGCTCATTTCCAATACTCCTGCTTTACCAACCCTTCCTCATCTTCAATACTTTTCATCTTACCTCTTAACTCTTTGCTAATAAATGAAAAAAATTCTGGATATGTTGGAAATCTGCATTTTAATTCAAATCCTGCATCATTTGAATTTTTTTCAATTTTTTTGATTTCTGGCCAAGAAAATTCTGGATTGACATAATCTGGAGTCAATGGAGAAATTCCACCCCAGTCATTTATTCCAAGTGTTAAAAAACTCTGATATGACTTTGGAGATAAATTTGGAGGAATCTGAATATTCATTTTTGGCATAATTATTCTTGTTAAGGCAACAATTCTTTTGAAATAATTTTCATCTGTTGGTGGAGTATTGCTCATTAAGGTGTCATGTTTTGGCTGAAAATTCTGAACAATCACTTCTTGTATATTCCCATATTTTTCTTGCAATTTTTTTATTGCAAAAATTGAATCTATGATCTCAATCGGTGTTTCTCCAATTCCTATTAGTATCCCTGTTGTCATGGGTATTCCTAATTTACCAGTATTTTCTAGAACTTCCAGTCGAGCCTTTGGTCGCTTACTAGATGCCAAATAATGCGGCATTCCTTTTTTTGTTAATCGGTCGCTGACATTTTCTAACATTATGCCCATTGAAACATTAGTTTTTTGTAATTCTTTTAGATCCTCTTTTTCTAAATTTCCTGCATTAGTATGAGGGAACAACCCTGCTTCTATTGCTAATTCTGATGCATGAACTAAATATTCTGCAGTTGATTTGAATCCGTTAGATTTTAGCCAATCTCGAGCTTCTTGATATCTTTGTTCAGGAGCCTCGCCGGTTACAAACAAGGCTTCCACACATCTGTATTTTTTTGCAAGGGATAGCAGTTGTTTTATCTCTTGTTTTGACATTAATGATATTTTTTCTTCTCCCGGTTCTGCTTTGTATGTGCAATAAGAACAAGTGTCTTTACATAAATTTACAATATTGAAAAATGCTTTTTTTGAAAATGTCACAGAATCTTTTTTGAATTTTTTTCTCAATATTTGAGCTGCGGAAAATAACTCATTTGGATTATTTTCTGAATTTTTGCATATTTGTATTATTTCGTCTCTGGAGATTATTTTATCCTCTAAAACATTGTTTAAACTCTCAGAGCTTAACACAAGTTTGTTCAATAGTTGTTGTGCTTGTTTAGAGTATTTATTCTTGTATTGTTTTAATTCCCATTTGGTCTTTCTTCTAAGTTTATTGTAATGTTTGTAGTTCTACCATCACGTAAAATCTCTAAAACCATTTCATCTCCAACTGATTTTGCTCTTTGTAGGTGTACTAAAATATCATCGATTTTTCTAACTTGCTTTCCATCTACTGATAAAATAATATCTCCTCCAATCTGATAATTCAATCCATCAACTTGAACAGTTTCATTTGAACCATGTAATCCTGCTTTTGCTGCAGGACTATCATCGATAACTGAAACAATTAGAAATCCTACGGCATCATTTAGCTTTAAAACTTTAGCCAAATCTGGTTCTATGTCTCTGCCTGTAATTCCAATCCATGGATGATGATATGTTCCGTCCTGTATTAGACTTGGAACAATCTTTACAATAGTTTGTGATGGAACTGCAAACCCAACTCCTGTAAATTCACCTGTAGTGGATTGAATAGCTGTGTTAATCCCAACAATTTCTCCACGCATATTCAAGAGTGGCCCTCCTGAATTTCCTGGATTAATTGCTGCATCTGTTTGAATTACATCTGGGATGGAATACCCAGAACCAGATGGTAAGAGTCTGCCTAGTTGACTTACAATTCCCGATGTCATAGAACCTGATAATCCAAATGGGTTTCCAATCGCTGCAATA is drawn from Candidatus Nitrosarchaeum limnium SFB1 and contains these coding sequences:
- a CDS encoding radical SAM domain-containing protein, encoding MDGNLYENICKDIKKEIPDIHIHGFSPEEVLYGASRSNTTIREYLKRLKEAGVNTLPGTAAEILDQKLRDKISPGRISVKDWIEVIKTAHSIGINTTSTMMFGHIETPEDRVNHIAKIREIQKETGGFTEFVPLNFIYSEAPMYKHQTHDQIRQGASGNDVLLTHAIARIMLNNYIDNIQMSWVKEGQKMSQLLLMWGANDFGGTLINESISTSAGSNYGQLIKPKEIRRLSREIGRIPAERNTQYKILKKFDKDNDVEDELDRISDSSKFGSYAELIKINKFRYKNPRA
- a CDS encoding phosphoribosylformylglycinamidine cyclo-ligase, with translation MALTYKKAGVDITKIKQSQVAIGRLIESTHKLQKMAKITHGFGHYAGIVEIPGGKLLATHTDGVGTKVVIANLMKKYNTIGIDCVAMNVNDIICIGATPVSFVDYIAANKNDQVIFKKIVEGLVKGAKKSAMPIVGGETAIMPDVIAGNGFSFDLAGMVVGLVTKKEMVLGNRIKPDDVIIGAKSSGIHSNGYSLARKALLSKYSVKDKVKKVGRIGDALLTPTEIYVKPVLEINQKCKVSGFAHITGGAFTKLLRLKNIGFRIDNLPKIPPIMELIAEQGVKQEEMYKTFNMGVGFCVIAPKDQGDKIKSIFKKHKIESQEIGQIVSKKGVFVNSIKIT
- a CDS encoding hypothetical protein (hypothetical protein Nmar_0585), which produces MMRARLTYIPVEVADQFEDFIIKRDVQILDAVKARTKDYSTLSLLKLLYQLRGNPMTFSDLYTKSKIRMKKSFLNYLHLCVDYNFIQKEAVGANVIYSITDKGRIMLNLFIHKSN
- a CDS encoding radical SAM domain-containing protein codes for the protein MLSSESLNNVLEDKIISRDEIIQICKNSENNPNELFSAAQILRKKFKKDSVTFSKKAFFNIVNLCKDTCSYCTYKAEPGEEKISLMSKQEIKQLLSLAKKYRCVEALFVTGEAPEQRYQEARDWLKSNGFKSTAEYLVHASELAIEAGLFPHTNAGNLEKEDLKELQKTNVSMGIMLENVSDRLTKKGMPHYLASSKRPKARLEVLENTGKLGIPMTTGILIGIGETPIEIIDSIFAIKKLQEKYGNIQEVIVQNFQPKHDTLMSNTPPTDENYFKRIVALTRIIMPKMNIQIPPNLSPKSYQSFLTLGINDWGGISPLTPDYVNPEFSWPEIKKIEKNSNDAGFELKCRFPTYPEFFSFISKELRGKMKSIEDEEGLVKQEYWK
- a CDS encoding hypothetical protein (hypothetical protein Nmar_0583) — encoded protein: MEEIGLMRSKYLPPSTVFRNGMLRHPFRVYANKDGTICTIICEITLRMEGIYSIVSAILDWSDRNGSKEMVILDGIPSDEHDGKAYCAAREDLIRTMADKDISAIPQGFITGIPGGILNECIVRKIQGIVLLAKANKTLPDPEAAATLIEALNRFYEMEINTTNLEKEKERINSEFGELSQKYVKHREEFAGMYM
- a CDS encoding 2-alkenal reductase yields the protein MSKSEMLVGAAIGASVVAVIFAIILISPAAITKSEINTSDKSIPSVTQTAPAYSTNLSLIDIFEKSEPGVVRVNVQRTDQSNGTSGLGSGFVFDKKGDIITNAHVVKNAKNIVVTFLDGRSYNADLIGSDEFTDIAVIKVNADLTRLHPLSLGDSSSLKVGESIAAIGNPFGLSGSMTSGIVSQLGRLLPSGSGYSIPDVIQTDAAINPGNSGGPLLNMRGEIVGINTAIQSTTGEFTGVGFAVPSQTIVKIVPSLIQDGTYHHPWIGITGRDIEPDLAKVLKLNDAVGFLIVSVIDDSPAAKAGLHGSNETVQVDGLNYQIGGDIILSVDGKQVRKIDDILVHLQRAKSVGDEMVLEILRDGRTTNITINLEERPNGN